The Oncorhynchus nerka isolate Pitt River linkage group LG24, Oner_Uvic_2.0, whole genome shotgun sequence genome has a window encoding:
- the impact gene encoding protein IMPACT isoform X1, whose protein sequence is MANIDVGNAGDLQSQIEEVEALSSIYGDEWCVIDEAARIFCIKITDDIDYPKLKACLQIILPHDYPSAAPPVYQINAAWLRGPDRKILSNSLEELYVENTGESILYLWVEKVREFLLEKSQSTDTVEQPEVRNMTTEEGEVADDVEMPDYRNLKLNKENVHLFENHSSVDEELPPIKLGETITERRSTFQPHLAPVVTPRQVRMVLDKLFENKKIASATHNIYAYRIYCEEKQSFLQDCEDDGETAAGGRLLHLLQILDVRNVLVVVSRWYGGILLGPDRFKHINNSARNILVQEGYTSSADEASKAGGKNKKSKSKKTK, encoded by the exons ATGGCAAACATAGATGTTGGGAATGCAGGGGATCTTCAATCTCAA ATCGAAGAGGTCGAGGCACTTTCCTCCATATACGGTGACGAATGGTGTGTTATTGATGAAGCAGCAAGAATATTTTGCATCAAAATAACGGATGATATAGACTATCCAAAACTGAAAGCATGTTTACAG ATCATTCTCCCACATGATTACCCGAGTGCAGCACCACCTGTCTACCAAATAAA TGCAGCATGGTTGCGAGGCCCTGATAGAAAGATCCTGTCCAACAGCCTTGAGGAGCTCTATGT GGAGAACACTGGGGAAAGCATCCTCTACCTCTGGGTGGAGAAGGTCCGGGAGTTCCTCCTGGAGAAATCCCAAAGCACAGACACAG TGGAGCAACCAGAGGTGAGAAATATGACAACAGAGGAGGGGGAAGTGGCGGATGATGTAGAAATGCCTGATTACCGCAATCTGAAGCTGAACAAAGAGAATGTACACCTCTTCGAAAATCACTCAAGTG TAGATGAGGAACTACCTCCTATAAAACTGGGGGAGACGATAACAGAAAGACGCAGCACCTTCCAACCACACTTAGCCCCTGTGGTAACACCCAGACAG GTTAGAATGGTTCTTGACAAGCTGTTTGAAAACAAGAAGATTGCAAGCGCCACTCACAATATTTATGCATACAG GATATACTGTGAAGAAAAGCAGAGTTTCCTGCAGGActgtgaggatgatggagagacCGCAGCGGGAGGACGACTGCTTCACTTACTACAG ATCCTGGATGTGCGGAATGTGCTGGTGGTTGTGTCTCGCTGGTATGGAGGGATCCTGCTGGGTCCAGACCGTTTCAAACATATCAACAACTCTGCCAGGAACATCCTGGTCCAGGAGGGATACACATCCTCTGCG GATGAGGCATCCAAAGCTGGAGGGAAGAATAAAAAGTCAAAAAGCAAGAAGACAAAGTAA
- the impact gene encoding protein IMPACT isoform X2 produces the protein MANIDVGNAGDLQSQIEEVEALSSIYGDEWCVIDEAARIFCIKITDDIDYPKLKACLQIILPHDYPSAAPPVYQINAAWLRGPDRKILSNSLEELYVENTGESILYLWVEKVREFLLEKSQSTDTVEQPEVRNMTTEEGEVADDVEMPDYRNLKLNKENVHLFENHSSDEELPPIKLGETITERRSTFQPHLAPVVTPRQVRMVLDKLFENKKIASATHNIYAYRIYCEEKQSFLQDCEDDGETAAGGRLLHLLQILDVRNVLVVVSRWYGGILLGPDRFKHINNSARNILVQEGYTSSADEASKAGGKNKKSKSKKTK, from the exons ATGGCAAACATAGATGTTGGGAATGCAGGGGATCTTCAATCTCAA ATCGAAGAGGTCGAGGCACTTTCCTCCATATACGGTGACGAATGGTGTGTTATTGATGAAGCAGCAAGAATATTTTGCATCAAAATAACGGATGATATAGACTATCCAAAACTGAAAGCATGTTTACAG ATCATTCTCCCACATGATTACCCGAGTGCAGCACCACCTGTCTACCAAATAAA TGCAGCATGGTTGCGAGGCCCTGATAGAAAGATCCTGTCCAACAGCCTTGAGGAGCTCTATGT GGAGAACACTGGGGAAAGCATCCTCTACCTCTGGGTGGAGAAGGTCCGGGAGTTCCTCCTGGAGAAATCCCAAAGCACAGACACAG TGGAGCAACCAGAGGTGAGAAATATGACAACAGAGGAGGGGGAAGTGGCGGATGATGTAGAAATGCCTGATTACCGCAATCTGAAGCTGAACAAAGAGAATGTACACCTCTTCGAAAATCACTCAAGTG ATGAGGAACTACCTCCTATAAAACTGGGGGAGACGATAACAGAAAGACGCAGCACCTTCCAACCACACTTAGCCCCTGTGGTAACACCCAGACAG GTTAGAATGGTTCTTGACAAGCTGTTTGAAAACAAGAAGATTGCAAGCGCCACTCACAATATTTATGCATACAG GATATACTGTGAAGAAAAGCAGAGTTTCCTGCAGGActgtgaggatgatggagagacCGCAGCGGGAGGACGACTGCTTCACTTACTACAG ATCCTGGATGTGCGGAATGTGCTGGTGGTTGTGTCTCGCTGGTATGGAGGGATCCTGCTGGGTCCAGACCGTTTCAAACATATCAACAACTCTGCCAGGAACATCCTGGTCCAGGAGGGATACACATCCTCTGCG GATGAGGCATCCAAAGCTGGAGGGAAGAATAAAAAGTCAAAAAGCAAGAAGACAAAGTAA